In Corynebacterium afermentans subsp. afermentans, a genomic segment contains:
- the rpsG gene encoding 30S ribosomal protein S7 translates to MRKQQAPKRPVVKDPVYNSELVTMLVNKILRDGKKATAERIVYGALEQCREKTGTDPVGTLEKAIGNIRPDLEVRSRRVGGATYQVPVDVKPARSTTLALRWLVTFTRQRRENSMMERLANEILDASNGLGASVKRREDTHKMAEANRAFAHYRW, encoded by the coding sequence ATGCGTAAGCAGCAAGCACCGAAGCGTCCCGTCGTTAAGGATCCGGTTTACAATTCCGAGCTGGTCACCATGCTCGTGAACAAGATCCTGCGGGACGGCAAGAAGGCCACCGCAGAGCGCATCGTCTACGGCGCTCTCGAGCAGTGCCGCGAGAAGACCGGCACCGATCCGGTTGGCACCCTGGAAAAGGCAATCGGCAACATCCGCCCGGACCTCGAGGTTCGTTCCCGCCGTGTCGGTGGCGCGACCTACCAGGTGCCGGTGGACGTCAAGCCGGCCCGCTCCACCACCCTCGCCCTGCGTTGGCTGGTCACCTTCACCCGCCAGCGTCGCGAGAACTCCATGATGGAGCGCCTCGCCAACGAGATCCTGGATGCTTCCAACGGTCTCGGCGCCTCCGTGAAGCGCCGCGAGGACACCCACAAGATGGCCGAGGCCAACCGCGCTTTCGCCCACTACCGCTGGTAA
- a CDS encoding DUF1707 SHOCT-like domain-containing protein codes for MSEPNPPRTRLSGSQRNDIATRLQDAFADGQLSVSEFYERSRALYAATYSDELPALVDDLSPATPSASAPASRGYVTGEDGGSAFSLSLMGGSDRMGQWLVAPMHTSVAVMGGNTIDLREARLAAQETVINAVTLMGGVEIIVPEDVRVIDNGASLMGGFEARDHESCTLPLADLPADAPVIRVRGLAFMGGVEIIRAARGAHVK; via the coding sequence ATGAGCGAGCCAAATCCTCCCCGCACCCGCCTATCCGGTTCCCAGCGCAACGACATAGCCACCCGCCTCCAGGACGCCTTCGCCGACGGGCAGCTGAGCGTCTCCGAGTTCTACGAACGCTCCCGCGCCCTGTACGCCGCTACCTACTCAGACGAGCTGCCGGCGCTGGTGGACGACCTCTCCCCCGCGACCCCCTCTGCATCTGCACCCGCGTCTCGCGGTTACGTCACGGGCGAGGACGGTGGGAGCGCCTTTTCCCTATCGCTCATGGGTGGTAGCGACCGCATGGGCCAGTGGCTCGTCGCCCCGATGCACACCTCCGTGGCGGTGATGGGTGGAAACACCATCGACCTGCGCGAGGCTCGCCTCGCTGCCCAGGAGACCGTCATCAACGCCGTCACGCTGATGGGCGGGGTGGAGATCATCGTGCCGGAGGACGTCCGCGTCATCGACAACGGCGCAAGCCTCATGGGCGGATTCGAGGCCCGTGACCACGAATCCTGCACTCTCCCCCTCGCCGACCTCCCCGCCGACGCCCCGGTGATCCGCGTGCGCGGCTTGGCCTTCATGGGCGGGGTAGAGATCATCCGCGCGGCCCGCGGCGCCCACGTGAAGTAG
- the rpsL gene encoding 30S ribosomal protein S12 has protein sequence MPTIQQLVRKGRHDKSTKVATAALKGSPQRRGVCTRVYTTTPKKPNSALRKVARVRLTSGIEVSAYIPGEGHNLQEHSMVLVRGGRVKDLPGVRYKIVRGALDTQGVKDRKQARSRYGAKKGQ, from the coding sequence ATGCCTACTATTCAGCAGCTGGTCCGCAAGGGCCGCCACGATAAGTCCACCAAGGTGGCAACCGCTGCGCTGAAGGGTTCCCCGCAGCGCCGCGGCGTGTGCACCCGCGTGTACACCACCACTCCGAAGAAGCCGAACTCTGCTCTGCGTAAGGTCGCCCGTGTGCGCCTGACCTCCGGCATCGAGGTTTCCGCATACATCCCGGGCGAGGGCCACAACCTGCAGGAGCACTCCATGGTGCTCGTGCGCGGCGGTCGTGTGAAGGACCTGCCGGGTGTGCGCTACAAGATTGTCCGCGGCGCTCTGGATACCCAGGGTGTGAAGGACCGCAAGCAGGCTCGCTCCCGTTACGGCGCAAAGAAGGGACAGTAA